A portion of the Pseudomonas koreensis genome contains these proteins:
- the ccmB gene encoding heme exporter protein CcmB translates to MSVFGLLLARESRLLFRRPAELANPLIFFAIVIALFPLAVGPETQVLQNLSPGLVWVAALLSVLLSLDGLFRSDFEDGSLEQWVLSSHPLPLLVLAKVLAHWLFSGLALVLLAPLLALMLGLPAACLPVLLLSLLLGTPVLSLLGAVGAALTVGLKRGGLLLALLILPLYIPVLILGSGALQAALQGMPATGYLLWMASLTALAITLTPFAIAAGLKISVGE, encoded by the coding sequence CGCCCGGCGGAGCTGGCCAATCCGCTGATTTTCTTCGCCATCGTCATTGCACTGTTCCCGCTGGCCGTCGGCCCGGAAACTCAAGTCTTGCAAAACCTGTCCCCGGGGTTAGTCTGGGTGGCGGCGTTGTTGTCGGTCCTGCTGTCGCTGGACGGATTGTTTCGCAGTGATTTCGAAGACGGCTCGCTGGAACAGTGGGTCCTTTCGTCGCACCCGCTGCCGCTTCTGGTCCTGGCCAAGGTGCTGGCACACTGGCTGTTCTCCGGTCTGGCGCTGGTGCTGCTGGCGCCTCTGCTGGCGTTGATGCTCGGGTTGCCGGCCGCGTGTCTGCCGGTGCTGCTGCTGTCGTTGCTGCTGGGCACGCCAGTGTTGAGCCTGCTCGGCGCAGTGGGCGCGGCGCTGACAGTCGGTTTGAAACGCGGCGGTCTGTTGCTGGCGCTGCTGATTCTGCCGTTGTACATCCCGGTGTTGATCCTTGGCAGCGGCGCGTTGCAGGCCGCGCTGCAAGGCATGCCGGCGACCGGATACCTGTTGTGGATGGCCAGCCTTACAGCCTTGGCGATCACCCTGACACCCTTTGCAATAGCCGCTGGCCTGAAGATCAGCGTCGGCGAATAA